ACAGACAGGCACATTCTTCATTTGACACCTACGAAAATGTAAAAACTGGAAGCTTTGTAATCTTGTTTAGTAAAACTAGTGATAAATAAGCCAAGTGCAGCAATGTAATGCGTTGCTCTACCTACCCAGATAAAGCCTCTTCAAAAGAAACTTGTCCTCTAGGAGCAAACATTATTGAGGCAAAGGCTGCCGCTGCTGCAGGATGTTTTGCCGTCTCAAGTATCCGAGTGAAAACTTTATCAAACTTTGTGGTGTGATCAGCATAAACTTGTTTCAGTACCTTAGCAATAAATTCAGGACCACTAATTTTCTCCCATCTGAAAGCATAATAAAGCAGACGCATACATTTAGGGTACAACAGAAGGCaaacttttgtttttttttaagacAAGCCGTAAAACAATCCTGAAGACTTCAAAAGAATAACTCACATTATGTTAAACCAAATAGCCAATGACACCATGCATTTTGTTTCATGTAAGTTacaacacgtaatagacataTTAATTGAATAATATTTGGTTTCTGTAGGTCTTAACTGAATTTAAGAAAACTAGTTAACCTGACTTAAAAAGGCTCTCTACTTCAGGAGACAAGTTTACAGGCCTGAGGGAACTGCATAATAACATTCTTAAAAGAATCATATAACTTACAGAAGTTCTGTGAGCATTCTGACAGAGGTGGGAAGAGGAAAGCTCCCAGTCCAGGGAAATActctagataatcttggggatttAACAGGATTCGGAAAAAATCCCCAAAATGGTGTTGCGTTCAGCAAAGTTACACCTTTAACCAAATGAGGATAACGTGCTGCGAAGTAAATGGCAACATACCCACCAAGAGAATTCCCCACAATGTAAACTGGCTCTTTAATAACCTGCACCATAAGATCTGTTCGAGTTTATGTATTCCTCATGAGCTATAACTGATATAAATAAAGTTAAACCAACCAAAACTAAAAGACTTTGTCAgaaaaagatatttttccaagCAATTTTATTTAGCCAAAATAAGACGAAGCCTCTATAAAAGTCTATTTTCCTATTAtcacaaaataaatcaaaagcaGTAAAGAGCACCAGCAAAACAGATATGACCGCAGCAGAGTAATAGAATAGCAAGAAACTATACTCCAGGCAAATATACAAGACAGTAGAATAGCAACATGAGCAAACAGATCAATAAAAAGTTTAATAGCCTGGCTGCAATCAACACATCTGCTTAGAGGTAGTTTACATTATAGCAAACATTCAAACCAGGATACTTGACGCAAACGAGAAATTCCTACTGATAGGCTGGGATCAACTAAAGCCTTTCTTATCTTCTcacatccacatcaaatcatccTGAGGTAATAGAAGGTGTGTTGGTAACATTTGGTAGCTCAAGTTACTTCATAAACCGATGATGTTAGTTTTACAACTGTAAGAAAGAACCAGAAATAACTTCTTGATGCTAGGTCGTGAAGCACAGAGGATGCACCTGAAGGAATAAGGAACTGCCTAACCTCAGACTAAAATCATTCTCGGTTCAGTCATTTTCTAACTGTAACCGCAAAAAATCTGGTCATCACCATGCCAGCAAGAGTATAACTTCTTCCTGCCTTTCAGTCCAAAATCCAACAACTTTATGATAATTCATTTCTTGCTTGTCTGAATTAGTAGATAAATACAAGTCAAAGAAAAGACAAAACTgagaataaagagagagagagagagagagagagagactagtGCCATGGAAGATAGCCTGCCACATATTATCATTCGATTGTCTACTGCATTAGGAAGAAGACATAATGTGATACATGAAAATGGAATCCTACTTAACAAAATTGATCAGTGTTTAAGAGCtgggattttcttttctttgtcggTTAAGAGCTGGGAAAACTCGTTGAATTTGTAACAAATAATTACTGGAAAAGTGCACCAAATTTAAATATCAAAGAAACAAATCCATGCCAACAAATTTTAATTCTATATTCTTTACAAACATCGCAAAAAGTGAAAATATAAAGACACAAAGTACTACCTCTTCAATGAAATAGTGCACTTGCTCCTTCCATAAGTCAATAGAGTAGACAAGTTCTTTTGCCCAGGGTTTTGCTTCATCTCCAAAGCCCCACACATCTCCGTCAAGTTGTTCCTTGGACGTCGAGGTCAGATCTTCACATGGTAATGACTTCCCCTGGCCGAGAAAATCTATTGCCCATATTCTGTGATCACGGCCAAGATCCTTTAGCTGTTTTTCATAGTGAAAGGAACCAACACCAAAACCAGGAAGAAAAAGCACTGGTGGGGAATTAACATTTTCGCAACCTGATTTCTCATAATGAACATTCAATTTTGGCTTCCATTCCCAAAACCAACTGCTAATGGGAGCACCCAAATCACCTTTATTATCTTCGTCGGGCAAACCAGGAATGATAACCTTGGGTACTGATTTGCCAGCACCAGTCACGTCTTGCTTACCCTCTTTTCCATCAACTGCATAAGAGTTATAACTTTTACCCAAGGCACTTgaatcaaaattatcaaattccttGAATGCATTGATAGGGCAACAAATTCTGCTCCGATTTGGTCTCTTTATGCTAAACTGATCTGCACCAGAATACCCGAGCGCTCCCCGAGAAGGTTTAAATAGAACATAACACATCCTTTCCTCTTTTAATATGGGAAAACTTGCCTGATTTGAACCTGGACATTTACCCGTTGCTTTCCCTCTAACGTTTACAACGTAATAAAATGATGTGGAATGGCAAGATATAATTTccattcctgaatcaactttctgaaatgaaaagattcaaatcAAGAAAATACCATAACTAGCAATTATGTTATTGTTAAACAGAAATGTAACATGTAGAGCACAAGTAATTCGATGCACAATACCAATTCACCAaacaaaaaacaacaacaacaacaacaacaacaacaacccagtataatcccactagtggggtctggggagggtagtgtgtacgcagaccttacccctaccctggggtagagaggctgtttccgatagaccctcggctccctccctccaagaactccccaccttgctcttggggtgactcgaactcacaacctcttggttggaagtggagagtGCTCACCGAACAAAAAAGGAATCAGCAATTCACTTGCTAAGGTAAGGCCCCAAAATACAATTCCCTTACTTTAGTTCTAGCATATCAATATCAGATTCTTTTGGAATGTATTTGTTGGTTTTCATCATTAGTGCTGAAAACGAGTAATATCAAATAGTCAGACCAGTGGTTGATGTAGCTTATTAGCTATGAGTTCAATCGTACCTAGTGTTTTGACACGGTTTGAAAAATCACAAATATTTCAACAAATATTACCTTCTGAACTCATAATTTCAAAAGTCGATGCTAAGAACCTTAAAAGGTCGAGCCCATCCAAGTTAAAATCCTCAATCCGGCTCTAAGACAGACTATCTGTGATATTAATTAGAAAATCAGATTCATTGGCTACGGCACCAGTTCTACCACTTCTTTTTTAAAAGTGAAGTCACTCTTCATTCCATGTCATCACCAAAATAGAAAGAATAATGGCAGACCGATCTGAGGAAGTTAGAAGCATATCTACAAATTCTTCAGTACCCAAACAGAGTTTTGCATGTAGACGATAATTCAAACAAAAAAGTCCAATTTTTTAGtaataaaaaatgataaatatacGAAGAAGGAAGGAAAGAATATAATAGTACCACCTCTAATCAGATATCATTAGCAGAAGCTCCAAAACAGTGGGAAAGATGGTTAAATATTTCCTATTTCTCTGCtgagtagagagaaaaagaaaacgaGAATAATCATGAAAATGTGTAGTAGAATTCAACTCTTTCTTTCCCACTATAATTTGCTTATTTTTGGTAATTCTTTCAGGCAGAATTTGGAATTAACGAAAAGGAAAAGGAGTGAACGGAAGGATTTGGTTTAATCGTTTGGGCCACCACGTGTCCGGTGATCATGGCTGCTGATTGGCGTTCCATATTTGTTCATGGGTTGCGGTGGGCCCACAGAAAGTGGGATTTTCAAAGGAGATTTGCAGACAATATAACAAAAGTGGTTCCTTTTATTTGGAGTTAGATTTAAAATACGTAGTCTCTTAAATATACTCTTGAGCAGTcttaatcatttaaatttatcaaaaatgagcatttttggtttttgtcaaatatttaacaaaattTGAGTATTAGATTTAAGGGTGAAAATACATATTTAACCATAAACACCAGGATAGTCCAAAAACTATTACACCAAAAACTACACCAAATATTAGaaatagacaaaaaaaaaaacaaccaaaactGCACCTCAAGAACTATATCAAACATCATATATAgaacaaaatagaaaaaactataaaataaaataaaaaacttcaCCTCCAAATGTGATTCTGATCACATCTTTATTATTTATCACATTTATATTAAATTTAACGGCTCgagtttgttaaatatttgacgCTAACAAAAATTGCTCACTACTAACAAAATCAAATAACCAAAAGTACGCTGGAGTACATGTAAGGACTAAACAAGTTCTTTCCCTCGAGGAAGACAGAGATGGTACGGAGTCAGATAGTGGGATTTCATTAGAACAATAGGGAAACATTGCGTGAAGCATTAAATAGATTTAAAAAGTTGCTCAGAAATTGCCCACATCGTGGTCTCGTGGAAAGATTACATGACCCATCAAACATGTCACGACCTAAAAAATTTATGATGGCGTCTAACCGTACTCATTAGACAAACCAACTAACACAAATACATCTCAACTCCatgattttcataaaaataataaagttgaaATGCAAAATCCAATACATACTGtcgcaaaatttgatgtcataaGTCATGAGCAACAAAGAGTAGAAATATATTActgatataaaaaaaaatataaaatctatTTGAATATATATTAACATAAATACAGACTCTAGACTACCATGAACAAAGAGCAACTCACAACtaaaatattgttatatcttcaATGCTCGCTTCGAACTCTGTAACATTTCAGCTCCAATATCTGCAAATagtgtgcagaagtgtagtatgagtatactgacgtagtactcagtaagtatcccgactattatttaaaaaaatagtgcCAAGGGTTTAATCAAAATATTCTCTTTTTAAACTGTGCAGTTCATATACATAGCAACAATAGAGAAATTTTCAAAACAATAACATAATAAGCTAATTACGGTCAAATAAAATATATCAATATGCACAGATATAACATATAAAGTAATGCACTCTATCGGCTAATTAACAAGTCCAATGCATGAACTggtgcatcaaaatatcatatatataatGATATCCACACAACTTTTATATGAAATTAAACCCGCTAACAAGTTCTGTGCATGTCTGTAATgcatcaaaataacatatataataaTATGCATTGGTATAACATATAAGAATGCATGAACAGATATAAAGAATCACTAAAACCATACAAAGCTTCTACTTTTATGATCGAACACTAGCGATATCATGATCAAACTAGAAACCTGACTATTTCTCATAAACCCGTGTATATGCCACCGAGAGAGAAACATGGAAGGGCTACTCGAGAGGGATAGATCCTTATCTATATACAAATAGGAACGTAAATCCTTTGCGTCCTATAGGAACATGATGTACATGCCTTAATTGATAcctcaatcagaatgtggatccACATGCCTTAACAGGAACATAAAGTCACATGCCTTAACTGATATCTCAACAGGATCGTGAATTCACATGCCCTAATAGCTCAATATCTCATAATCATCTCACAtaagtaataaaaataatttatgctaACAAAGTGCATAAAAACATTGTATGATTGAGAAGTTTAACTATGTAAAATAGATACATGAGATTTATATAGATATACAAGCATATGAAGGATGCCTATAATATTATACAAGCATAAATAAGATGCTTAAGTAGTCCTACAATAACTAATCGTAACATACTATCATATTGAACTAGCACGTGAGAGATGCCTAAAATATGATACTATTACGTGCAAAAGCACAAATAGTCATGAACGAGTAAGCAAGTAAAAACAAGTAGGGCAAGTAATGCATACGAAGCTATCATTCCATCCAAGCAAAGAAGACATGAAGTTCGCATATGTGCTCATCAACTTACATATATGTTACCCCAAACTCGTAGCACATAAAAAATAAgacaatttataaaatatttcccCGTTGAGGTCAAGTCTCAACTTACCTCAGTCCAACCTATCCTTTTCCTTCAAAAATCATCTTTCCTTGCTCCAAATGTATCAAACTATCCCAATTTGGCCCAAAGAATTCTCCACAATGTCCAACAAAGTTATAGGACTTAATTCACTAAGTAAAAGATGAGGTTTTAGGTCAaagttaaaaagtcaaccccggagaCACCGAGTATGTTCTGAGAGAAATTCATGAAGGCACCTGCAAAAATCACTCGGGCGTCGAATCATTAGTTAAGAAAATAATTAGAGCCGGCTACTATTGGATCGACGTGGAATAGGACACGGAGGAGTTCGTATGAAAATGCGACGTATGTCAaaggcatgctccgatgattcatcagcccggggaGCTGCTACATTCGGTCTTGTCGCCCTGGCCGTTCATGAACTTGGGGAtagacatcgtcggcccccttccctgggcacccggtaaggctcaatttatgttgtttatgactgactatttttttaaatggGTGAAAACCCAGGTGtttgagaaagtcagggagaAGGAATTCATCGATTTTATCTGGGAGCACATAATATGTCAGTTcggaatgccggccgagatcgtgtgggacaatgggaagcagttcatcggcagcaaaataagcaagtttctcgaagatcataagatcaaccCTATCACTCTAGTGGGAACGGGTAAGCGGAGTCCACGGACAAAACCACACTCCAAAACCACAGaaagagattgaccgacgccaaaggaaaatgaaaaaaaatcttgcccgaagtcctatgggcttACTGTATGACCtcaaagtccagtaccggggccaccccgttctTGTTAGTTTATGGTGCCGAAactctaataccggtcgaagtcggagaaccaagtCTCAGGTTCCGACATGCAATCAAAAAATTAAACaacgagaccatgaatacgagcctggaactGTTGGATGAAAGGCGCAAAGCCGCACTCGTCtgaatggccgcccaaaaataatggatcgagaggtattacaatcgaagagccaaccttcgaaacttcaatatcggggacttagtgttgagGAAGGTCAAATTAAACACCCGgaacccgaatgaagggaagctggggccgaactgggaaggtccatatcaaattatcgagatcaccgtaAATGGGTCATACAAACTCGGAACAATGAATGGTGAgcgactaccgaacaactggaacataactcacttgaaacgatattactgctgAGGTACGACCCCGtttacttcttttatttatttacattttggactaacacttgcaggtaacTGTCAAAGAACGATACAAtgttttaggcctgaaagcacgcgttgtatTCTTTTTCCCTTAAACCAGGAAAtaatggatcgtgctaacttatgATCGAAGATCGGTTGTCAACAGTATCCGAGACTTCTCTATGATCGACCTCAAACACTGGGAGggggggggcatcaccctcagatAACGATTATGGTAAGGAAAGAAACTTTTGTGCTCGAATAGTTTATGCTCGATCGATAAgatttactgtaagggccaaacggtcgaatgaatcGTGCCCACATAGACTGCCTGATCCCGGACACAAATCTTGAACACATGTGTAACTTTGTATATTACGCACAAAATTGAAaggaagtttctaccttgcagatAAATATTTTGCCCTTtgaaaatttttctttcttacaTTTGATCCCCTAAAGACattgagcccaagggccacctcacTCGAGGACTGCCGCCCAAGGCAGATTCGGATAGCCCGGGATAATAAAGCCCggggcacaaagcttatttggaaGTGCCCGAATTTTAAAGGCTAGGGCCACCCCCATTCGGCAACGGTT
This DNA window, taken from Nicotiana tabacum cultivar K326 chromosome 15, ASM71507v2, whole genome shotgun sequence, encodes the following:
- the LOC107786282 gene encoding pheophytinase, chloroplastic → MEIISCHSTSFYYVVNVRGKATGKCPGSNQASFPILKEERMCYVLFKPSRGALGYSGADQFSIKRPNRSRICCPINAFKEFDNFDSSALGKSYNSYAVDGKEGKQDVTGAGKSVPKVIIPGLPDEDNKGDLGAPISSWFWEWKPKLNVHYEKSGCENVNSPPVLFLPGFGVGSFHYEKQLKDLGRDHRIWAIDFLGQGKSLPCEDLTSTSKEQLDGDVWGFGDEAKPWAKELVYSIDLWKEQVHYFIEEVIKEPVYIVGNSLGGYVAIYFAARYPHLVKGVTLLNATPFWGFFPNPVKSPRLSRVFPWTGSFPLPTSVRMLTELLWEKISGPEFIAKVLKQVYADHTTKFDKVFTRILETAKHPAAAAAFASIMFAPRGQVSFEEALSGCQMKNVPVCLMYGKQDPWVKPIWGLQVKRQLPEAPYYEISPAGHCPHDEAPEVVNFLLRGWVRSLESHGSVALPLLETPENVDYDVARDLDFSREGLKRSVQVQFYGSMIPHWKRVSAYLKTQFQN